A genomic stretch from Halobellus sp. LT62 includes:
- a CDS encoding amino acid-binding protein, protein MFDEIMQKFEGSPSQQAVIRLLLERGFSVNDDGRVVSGGIEIPNTGIAREIDVDRRVVDSTTTAILEDEELRRIFQNISSIPSLMDLAPVLDLSVLTIEPNDAERPGIVAEVTSRLAERGISIRQTISEDPEFTDEPKLYVVTDDPLPGDLLNELSALEFVRRISIT, encoded by the coding sequence ATGTTCGACGAGATTATGCAGAAGTTCGAGGGGAGCCCGAGCCAACAGGCGGTCATCCGCCTGCTCCTCGAACGCGGATTCTCCGTCAACGACGACGGCCGAGTCGTCTCCGGCGGCATCGAGATTCCGAACACCGGAATCGCCCGCGAGATCGACGTCGACCGTCGCGTCGTCGACTCGACGACCACGGCGATCCTCGAAGACGAAGAGCTCAGACGGATCTTCCAGAACATCTCGTCGATCCCGAGCCTGATGGATCTCGCGCCCGTTCTGGACCTCTCGGTCCTAACGATCGAACCCAACGACGCCGAACGTCCCGGAATCGTCGCCGAGGTCACGTCTCGGCTCGCCGAGCGCGGCATCTCCATCCGACAGACGATCAGCGAGGATCCCGAGTTCACCGACGAGCCGAAACTGTACGTCGTGACCGACGATCCGCTCCCGGGCGACTTGCTCAACGAACTCTCCGCGCTCGAATTCGTGCGACGGATTAGCATCACCTGA
- a CDS encoding sensor histidine kinase — MCDSDAPSIQKEPPEDGYQTLVDNFPNGVIVLFDADLRYRIVGPAVLPFSKRDAAAMVGKDIFELFPADTAAQLEPALRSTLDREEASLDVEFGTRVHHIETEPVDIDGDPYGVLVTQDVSEARETEHTLKRQNERLDQFASMSSHDLRSPLNVAAGRLELFRETNDADHLAAIEESLEQIDELTTDLTGLARSERSIEEYEPVSLDAVARSAWEIIDTREATLETEPCSIDGDESQLQALFENLFRNAVGHGGASITVSVGPLNDGFYVEDSGMGIPAEKRETVFEHGFTTGYSGTGTGLTIVQRIAAAHRFDVSLRDSSTGGARFEFHEQSAETVRTSKTSPADSA; from the coding sequence ATGTGTGATTCTGACGCCCCCTCAATACAGAAAGAGCCGCCAGAAGACGGCTACCAAACGCTGGTCGACAACTTCCCGAACGGGGTGATAGTGCTCTTCGACGCCGACCTCCGGTATCGGATCGTCGGCCCCGCGGTCCTTCCGTTCTCGAAGCGGGACGCGGCGGCGATGGTCGGAAAAGACATCTTCGAGTTGTTTCCGGCGGACACCGCAGCGCAGCTCGAACCCGCATTGCGATCCACACTCGACCGCGAAGAAGCGTCGCTCGACGTCGAGTTCGGAACCCGCGTTCACCACATCGAGACCGAGCCCGTCGACATCGACGGCGACCCCTACGGCGTGTTGGTCACGCAGGACGTCTCGGAGGCGCGCGAGACCGAACACACGCTCAAACGCCAGAACGAACGGCTCGATCAGTTCGCCAGTATGAGTTCACACGACCTCCGCAGCCCGCTCAACGTGGCCGCCGGTCGGTTGGAGCTCTTCAGAGAGACGAACGACGCGGATCACCTCGCCGCAATCGAGGAATCCCTCGAGCAGATCGACGAGCTCACGACGGATCTCACCGGACTCGCGCGAAGCGAGCGGTCCATCGAGGAGTACGAACCGGTCTCGCTGGACGCCGTCGCGCGGTCCGCGTGGGAGATAATCGACACGCGGGAGGCGACGCTGGAGACGGAACCGTGTTCGATCGACGGCGACGAGAGTCAGCTACAGGCGCTCTTCGAGAACCTCTTTCGCAACGCCGTCGGCCACGGGGGCGCGTCAATCACCGTCAGCGTCGGCCCGTTGAACGACGGGTTCTACGTCGAAGACTCCGGGATGGGTATTCCGGCCGAGAAACGAGAGACGGTCTTCGAACACGGCTTCACGACCGGCTACAGCGGGACGGGGACAGGACTGACGATCGTGCAGCGCATCGCGGCAGCGCACAGATTCGACGTGAGTCTACGCGACAGTTCGACGGGCGGCGCGCGCTTCGAGTTCCACGAACAAAGCGCTGAGACGGTGAGAACGTCGAAGACCTCACCCGCTGACAGCGCGTAG
- a CDS encoding IMPACT family protein — protein MTDSSDQPETTPGAFETVADSGEAHFEIRGSEFIGYVSPANTVAEAESFIDRIRDRHPDATHNVPAYRVPAEDSSRSTSADNSSCSTSDDSLRSTPADNPSRSTPVDDSSTTSSGHSSGQPSKPMLREYQSDDGEPTGSSGKPALNVLVQRDVRNVVAVVTRYYGGTNLGVGGLARAYSRAVKDAVDDAGVVETVPHESFVVTVEYDDSGTVRGILESVNVEFEGTYEADVAFDVRVPVDEAGGLRDRIRSATSGRADIEG, from the coding sequence GTGACCGACTCGTCCGACCAACCCGAAACAACCCCCGGCGCGTTCGAGACCGTGGCTGACTCCGGCGAGGCCCACTTCGAGATCAGGGGTTCGGAGTTCATCGGCTACGTTTCCCCCGCGAACACGGTCGCGGAGGCCGAGTCGTTTATCGATCGGATTCGAGACCGACACCCGGACGCGACGCACAACGTCCCCGCGTATCGCGTTCCCGCCGAGGACTCGTCGCGGTCGACGTCCGCTGACAACTCGTCGTGTTCGACGTCCGATGACTCGTTGCGGTCGACACCTGCCGACAACCCGTCGCGGTCGACACCCGTCGATGACTCGTCGACGACATCGTCCGGCCACTCTTCCGGCCAACCCTCCAAACCGATGCTTCGCGAGTACCAATCTGACGACGGCGAGCCCACCGGATCGTCCGGCAAGCCCGCGCTGAACGTCCTCGTTCAGCGCGACGTCAGAAACGTCGTCGCCGTCGTCACGCGCTACTACGGCGGGACGAACCTCGGCGTCGGCGGTCTCGCTCGCGCGTATTCGCGCGCCGTCAAGGACGCCGTCGACGACGCGGGCGTCGTCGAGACGGTCCCGCACGAGAGCTTCGTCGTGACCGTCGAATACGACGACTCCGGGACGGTCCGAGGAATCCTCGAAAGCGTGAACGTCGAGTTCGAGGGAACGTACGAGGCCGACGTCGCGTTCGACGTCCGCGTTCCCGTCGACGAGGCCGGTGGACTCCGAGACCGGATTCGAAGCGCGACGAGCGGCCGCGCCGACATCGAAGGGTAG
- a CDS encoding DUF5828 family protein, with protein MEESVSGFKVRGTWGDVVEHGERITRALRDAGVDSDAFEEWDEWRPKSHERLGEDVSEKTAAQASVGEGEGEKAGKEPDEDLQTAGERLSESYEKVEEGDNDEAVERWSESLGYVARAADSAGRRMLRRVENTVYQRVMTQLAPYYFDNELVSANIQKSARGDDEVSFIFEVNVNDDDLKSEVSDRLGAFDDEVTRWHVDTEKETETVEAAEGVEPPPSDDRSRSTTN; from the coding sequence ATGGAAGAGAGCGTCTCCGGATTCAAAGTTCGGGGGACTTGGGGTGACGTCGTCGAGCACGGCGAACGGATCACGCGCGCGCTTCGCGACGCAGGTGTCGATAGCGACGCCTTCGAGGAGTGGGACGAGTGGCGGCCGAAGTCCCACGAGCGACTCGGCGAGGACGTGAGCGAGAAGACCGCCGCCCAAGCGAGCGTCGGTGAGGGGGAGGGAGAAAAGGCCGGTAAAGAACCCGATGAGGACCTCCAGACCGCTGGAGAGCGACTCTCCGAATCGTACGAGAAGGTCGAGGAGGGCGACAACGACGAGGCCGTCGAGCGTTGGTCCGAGTCGCTCGGCTACGTCGCGCGCGCGGCCGATTCGGCCGGTCGACGGATGCTGCGACGCGTCGAAAACACCGTTTACCAACGGGTGATGACTCAGCTTGCGCCGTACTACTTCGACAACGAACTCGTCAGCGCGAACATCCAGAAGTCCGCGCGCGGCGACGACGAGGTGTCGTTCATCTTCGAGGTGAACGTCAACGACGACGACCTGAAATCCGAGGTCAGCGACCGCCTCGGGGCGTTCGACGACGAGGTGACGCGCTGGCACGTCGACACCGAGAAGGAGACCGAAACCGTCGAAGCGGCCGAAGGCGTGGAACCGCCGCCCTCGGACGACCGTTCTCGGTCGACGACGAACTGA
- a CDS encoding cupin domain-containing protein — translation MGYTVVSQEAVSPAAERPCELRRLSDPAGLSNVAINRFRAEPGEQIPLAYHYHDEQEEAFYVLSGTLLVETPEETYRVEPGSLFAATPGSPHRAYNPEDAAEAVEILAIGAPAVSGDANVYEPDESTAEPDATGSDASDAEGGN, via the coding sequence ATGGGATACACCGTAGTAAGCCAAGAGGCGGTGAGTCCGGCAGCGGAGCGGCCGTGCGAACTGCGTCGGCTCTCCGATCCTGCGGGACTGTCGAACGTCGCGATCAACCGGTTCCGCGCGGAACCCGGCGAGCAGATTCCGCTGGCGTACCACTATCACGACGAACAGGAGGAAGCGTTCTACGTCCTCTCGGGGACGTTACTCGTCGAGACGCCGGAGGAGACGTACCGCGTCGAACCGGGGTCGCTGTTCGCCGCGACCCCCGGCTCTCCCCACAGGGCGTACAATCCGGAAGACGCGGCGGAGGCCGTCGAGATTCTGGCGATCGGCGCACCCGCCGTGAGCGGCGATGCGAACGTCTACGAACCGGACGAGTCGACTGCGGAGCCCGACGCGACCGGTTCGGACGCAAGCGACGCCGAAGGAGGGAACTGA
- a CDS encoding ferritin-like domain-containing protein, which produces MTGPNDIDERAARIATSVKERLEDGRSSRRSFLGRTALLGGALVALGGGTGNTIAQQDEEPDEEPETEEGDAGAAFDDVEGTDVDVLNYALSLEHLENAFYREALEEFDEDDFADAELLAEYDEELRTTIFGYVETIAEHEAAHVEVLGQAVELLGGTPAEEASYDFGYESVDEFFGVAQVLENTGVAAYQGAAPFVESPDLLSAALSIHSVEARHAALLNEVTGESPFPDAFDPAQTQSEVLGAVEGFIESPDSEDDGDAEDGEEDEEPETETETEAGPANETETEATPTEEPPVDEPTDE; this is translated from the coding sequence ATGACCGGACCAAACGACATAGACGAGCGCGCGGCGCGGATCGCCACATCAGTGAAGGAACGCCTCGAAGACGGACGCAGTTCACGACGGAGTTTTCTGGGTCGCACGGCGTTGCTCGGCGGGGCGTTGGTCGCGCTCGGCGGCGGGACGGGAAACACCATCGCACAGCAGGATGAAGAGCCCGACGAGGAGCCCGAGACCGAGGAGGGGGACGCCGGTGCCGCGTTCGACGACGTGGAGGGTACCGACGTCGACGTGTTGAACTACGCGCTGTCGCTCGAACACCTCGAGAACGCGTTCTATCGCGAGGCGCTCGAGGAGTTCGACGAGGACGACTTCGCCGACGCGGAGTTGTTGGCCGAGTACGACGAGGAGTTACGAACGACCATCTTCGGCTACGTCGAGACGATCGCCGAGCACGAGGCCGCACACGTGGAAGTCCTCGGGCAGGCAGTCGAGTTGCTCGGCGGGACGCCAGCCGAAGAGGCCTCCTACGACTTCGGCTACGAGAGCGTCGACGAGTTCTTCGGAGTCGCTCAAGTGCTCGAAAACACCGGCGTTGCGGCATATCAGGGTGCGGCCCCGTTCGTCGAGAGTCCGGATCTCCTCTCGGCGGCACTATCGATCCACAGCGTCGAGGCGCGCCATGCCGCACTGTTGAACGAGGTGACCGGCGAATCGCCGTTCCCCGACGCCTTCGACCCCGCACAGACCCAATCTGAGGTACTCGGAGCGGTCGAAGGGTTCATCGAGTCGCCTGACAGCGAAGACGACGGAGATGCAGAAGACGGCGAGGAGGACGAAGAGCCGGAGACCGAAACCGAGACGGAAGCGGGACCAGCGAACGAGACGGAAACCGAAGCGACGCCGACCGAGGAGCCGCCGGTAGACGAACCCACCGACGAATAG
- the thrC gene encoding threonine synthase, with amino-acid sequence MSLELTAPAPDVPDVADDGVWLADIETGETYAPFDEIRYTGEDGNLLEVRYAEPPTFEDFRDQGRGVWRYRSALPFEEGISLPEGDTPLHEAPRLREDVGVETLRIKHEGMNPTGSFKDRGMTVGVRVAKELGVDRLACASTGNTSAALAAYGARGGMETLVLLPSGKVAAGKIAQAALHDARILEVDGNFDACLDIVQDLAQRGEVYLLNSLNPFRLEGQKTIGLEILEEFRDDYGRFPDRIVLPVGNAGNTAALYKAFRELVQSGSLDPAEVPKLTGVQAEGAAPMVEAVENGWDDTERWEQVETRATAIRIGNPVNAPKALPGIRETGGTAVAVSDEAITEAQRDLAREGIGVEPASAASVAGLKKLRDRGVVDADEDVVCLTTGHLLKDPDAAFEAGGKPEPVPNDTAAVLEHIGAN; translated from the coding sequence ATGAGCCTCGAACTCACCGCTCCCGCGCCGGACGTCCCGGACGTCGCCGACGACGGCGTCTGGCTCGCGGACATCGAGACGGGCGAGACGTACGCCCCGTTCGACGAGATCCGATACACCGGCGAGGACGGTAATCTGCTCGAAGTGCGCTACGCCGAACCGCCGACGTTCGAAGACTTCCGAGATCAGGGTCGCGGCGTCTGGCGATATCGCTCGGCGCTTCCCTTCGAGGAGGGGATCAGCCTTCCTGAGGGTGACACGCCGCTGCACGAGGCCCCGCGACTCCGCGAGGACGTCGGCGTCGAGACGCTCCGGATCAAACACGAGGGGATGAACCCGACGGGGTCGTTCAAGGACCGCGGAATGACCGTCGGCGTCCGCGTCGCGAAGGAACTCGGCGTCGACCGCCTCGCCTGCGCGTCCACCGGAAATACCTCCGCCGCCCTCGCCGCCTACGGCGCTCGCGGCGGGATGGAGACGCTCGTGCTCCTGCCGTCCGGGAAGGTCGCCGCCGGGAAGATCGCACAGGCCGCGCTCCACGACGCGCGCATCCTCGAAGTCGACGGCAACTTCGACGCCTGTCTCGACATCGTCCAAGACCTCGCGCAGCGCGGCGAGGTGTATCTCCTCAACTCGCTGAACCCCTTCCGGCTGGAGGGGCAGAAGACCATCGGCCTCGAAATCCTCGAAGAGTTCCGCGACGACTACGGCCGCTTCCCCGACCGGATCGTCCTGCCGGTCGGCAACGCGGGCAACACCGCTGCACTGTATAAGGCGTTCCGCGAACTTGTTCAGTCCGGCTCTCTCGACCCAGCCGAAGTCCCGAAGCTCACCGGCGTCCAAGCCGAGGGCGCGGCCCCGATGGTCGAGGCCGTCGAAAACGGCTGGGACGACACCGAGCGCTGGGAGCAAGTCGAAACGCGCGCAACGGCGATTCGCATCGGCAACCCGGTCAACGCGCCGAAGGCCCTGCCCGGAATTCGCGAAACCGGCGGCACGGCGGTCGCCGTCTCCGACGAGGCGATCACCGAGGCCCAGCGCGACCTCGCGCGCGAGGGCATCGGCGTCGAACCCGCCTCGGCGGCCTCGGTCGCCGGTCTCAAAAAACTCCGCGACCGAGGCGTCGTCGACGCCGACGAGGACGTCGTCTGCCTCACGACTGGGCACCTGCTCAAAGACCCCGATGCGGCGTTCGAGGCGGGCGGCAAGCCCGAGCCGGTGCCGAACGACACCGCTGCGGTCTTAGAACACATCGGCGCGAACTGA
- a CDS encoding DUF7569 family protein produces the protein MTGSEPCDACGDPIEEALARTVQLNVDRSEVDSQRLCPACFADWIERYRMKMQPQAPDSEINADTDIIVD, from the coding sequence ATGACCGGAAGCGAACCCTGCGATGCCTGCGGCGATCCGATCGAAGAGGCGCTCGCGCGCACCGTCCAGTTGAACGTCGACCGCTCGGAAGTCGATAGCCAACGACTGTGTCCGGCCTGTTTCGCCGACTGGATCGAGCGCTATCGGATGAAAATGCAACCACAGGCACCGGACAGCGAGATAAACGCCGACACCGACATCATCGTCGACTGA
- the upp gene encoding uracil phosphoribosyltransferase, with translation MAIEDRDNAYLITHALAKDTLSRLRDVETEQVAFRKGLVKLGRICGYEIIDGAMETEYVSVQTPLTETTGERVKGLDDVVIVNVLRAATPFVEGLLKAFPRAKQGVISAGRDESTGMDEEGSFPISIDYVKLPEITEDDTVIVADPMLATGSTMCTVLEHVLESADVEPADLFVLSAVSAPDGLLRVGEAFPEADLLTVAIDDHLDDDGYIIPGLGDAGDRAFRTT, from the coding sequence ATGGCCATCGAGGACCGCGACAACGCCTACCTGATCACCCACGCGCTCGCGAAAGACACGCTCTCGCGGCTCCGCGACGTCGAGACCGAACAGGTCGCATTCCGGAAGGGGCTCGTCAAGCTCGGTCGGATCTGCGGGTACGAGATCATCGACGGCGCGATGGAGACCGAGTACGTCTCCGTCCAAACGCCGCTGACCGAGACGACCGGCGAGCGCGTGAAGGGCCTCGACGACGTCGTGATCGTCAACGTCCTCCGCGCGGCCACGCCGTTCGTCGAGGGGCTGTTGAAGGCGTTCCCGCGGGCGAAGCAGGGCGTTATCAGCGCCGGCCGCGACGAGAGCACCGGGATGGACGAGGAGGGGAGTTTCCCGATCAGCATCGACTACGTGAAGCTCCCCGAAATCACCGAGGACGACACCGTCATCGTGGCCGACCCGATGCTCGCGACCGGATCGACGATGTGCACCGTCCTCGAACACGTCCTCGAATCGGCCGACGTCGAACCCGCCGACCTGTTCGTGCTCTCGGCGGTCTCCGCGCCCGACGGGCTGTTGCGCGTCGGCGAGGCGTTCCCCGAGGCGGACCTCCTGACGGTCGCCATCGACGACCACCTCGACGACGACGGCTACATCATTCCCGGACTGGGCGACGCCGGGGACCGCGCGTTCCGAACGACGTGA
- a CDS encoding helix-turn-helix domain-containing protein: protein MSDVPEMSDLLDTEDPGFQQVLACVFGIQRHESRTYITLLEHPGSTVAELADILDRDRSNVNRSLTTLMDKGLASRERRLLDSGGYIYQYTGTELPEAKEMLHGALDEWTERVHRSIEEYGGIEE from the coding sequence ATGAGTGACGTGCCAGAGATGAGCGATCTCTTGGATACCGAAGACCCGGGATTTCAGCAGGTGCTAGCGTGCGTGTTCGGCATTCAGCGCCACGAGAGCCGGACGTACATCACGCTCTTGGAGCATCCGGGAAGTACGGTCGCCGAGCTCGCGGACATCCTCGATCGGGACCGGAGTAACGTCAACCGCTCGCTGACGACGCTGATGGACAAGGGGCTCGCCAGCCGCGAGCGGCGGCTCCTCGACTCCGGTGGGTACATCTACCAGTACACCGGGACGGAGCTGCCGGAGGCGAAGGAGATGCTGCACGGCGCTCTCGACGAGTGGACCGAGCGCGTGCATCGGAGTATCGAGGAGTACGGCGGGATCGAAGAGTAG
- the serA gene encoding phosphoglycerate dehydrogenase yields MKVLITDPIDDAGLERLREAGHDVETAYDLDGEALLEAVADANALVVRSGTEVTEAVFEAASDLVIVGRAGIGVDNIDIDAATEHGVIVANAPEGNVRAAAEHTVAMSFAAARSIPQAHARLKAGEWAKSDYLGTELNGKTLGIVGLGRVGQEVAKRLDGLGMDLVAYDPYISEERADRLGAELVEFEACLEQADFLTVHTPLTPETEGMISTDELALMGSGYLINCARGGVVDEDALAAAVDEGTLDGAAIDVFAEEPVSPDSPLLDVDDIVVTPHLGASTEAAQENVATSIADQIDAAFAGEPVMNALNAPSVDESVFPRIRPYIGLAETAGKVAAQLLDGRISKVEVSYEGDIAEEDIELVTASALKGVFEPLEWQVNAVNAPQIAEERGIDVTESKRLQSDDFQSLVTVTVGDEEDSLSVCGTLFAGDDPRIVRIDGYRVDAIPHGKMLVARNADKPGVIGFIGSVLGDYDINIAGMFNARRDEEGGEALTVYNLDDPVPKDVLETLLADDRMIDVRYLTLNGEDDE; encoded by the coding sequence ATGAAGGTCCTTATTACGGACCCGATCGACGACGCCGGTCTGGAACGCCTCCGAGAGGCGGGCCACGACGTCGAGACGGCCTACGACCTGGACGGTGAGGCGCTCTTAGAAGCAGTCGCGGACGCGAACGCCCTCGTCGTCCGGTCCGGAACGGAGGTGACCGAGGCGGTTTTCGAGGCCGCCTCGGACCTCGTCATCGTCGGTCGCGCCGGGATCGGCGTCGACAACATCGACATCGACGCCGCGACCGAGCACGGCGTCATCGTCGCGAACGCGCCGGAGGGGAACGTCCGCGCGGCCGCAGAGCACACGGTCGCGATGTCGTTCGCCGCGGCGCGCTCGATCCCGCAAGCTCACGCCCGTCTGAAAGCCGGCGAGTGGGCGAAAAGCGACTACCTCGGGACCGAGCTCAACGGCAAGACGCTCGGTATCGTCGGCCTCGGCCGCGTGGGCCAAGAGGTCGCAAAGCGTCTCGACGGGCTCGGGATGGACCTCGTCGCCTACGATCCCTACATCAGCGAGGAGCGCGCCGACCGACTCGGTGCCGAACTCGTCGAGTTCGAGGCGTGCCTCGAGCAGGCCGACTTCCTCACGGTACACACGCCGCTGACGCCCGAGACAGAGGGAATGATCTCGACCGATGAACTGGCGCTGATGGGCAGCGGCTACCTGATCAACTGCGCCCGCGGCGGCGTCGTCGACGAGGACGCACTCGCGGCCGCGGTCGACGAGGGAACGCTCGACGGCGCGGCGATCGACGTGTTCGCCGAGGAGCCAGTCTCCCCTGATAGCCCGCTTCTCGACGTCGACGACATCGTCGTCACGCCCCACCTCGGCGCGTCGACGGAGGCGGCACAAGAGAACGTCGCGACGTCGATCGCCGATCAGATCGACGCCGCGTTCGCGGGCGAGCCAGTGATGAATGCGCTGAACGCGCCCTCGGTCGATGAGAGCGTCTTCCCGCGCATCCGGCCGTACATCGGCCTCGCCGAGACCGCCGGAAAGGTCGCCGCTCAACTCCTCGACGGTCGGATATCGAAGGTCGAGGTGTCCTACGAGGGCGACATCGCCGAGGAAGATATCGAACTCGTGACGGCCTCGGCACTGAAGGGCGTCTTCGAGCCGCTGGAGTGGCAGGTCAACGCCGTCAACGCGCCGCAGATCGCCGAGGAGCGCGGCATCGACGTCACAGAGTCGAAGCGTCTGCAGTCGGATGACTTCCAGAGTCTCGTGACCGTCACCGTCGGCGACGAGGAGGACTCTCTCAGCGTGTGCGGAACGCTCTTCGCCGGTGACGACCCGCGGATCGTCCGCATCGACGGCTACCGCGTCGACGCCATCCCCCACGGGAAGATGCTCGTCGCGCGGAACGCCGACAAGCCCGGTGTCATCGGTTTCATCGGCTCGGTGCTCGGCGATTACGACATCAACATCGCGGGGATGTTCAACGCCCGCCGAGACGAGGAAGGCGGCGAGGCGCTCACCGTGTACAACCTCGACGATCCGGTCCCGAAGGACGTCCTCGAAACGCTGCTCGCCGACGATCGGATGATCGACGTTCGATACCTGACGCTGAACGGCGAAGACGACGAATAA
- the serB gene encoding phosphoserine phosphatase SerB, whose product MADRWVESLSDRLSRMRLVAFDFDGTLSDSEMTVLLGEKKDVADRMADITERAMNDEISYAESLRERASLLDGLEAEEAEDAFGRVRLRPGAADLIARLRDAGHHVAILTGGFERGVEAALEREGVEVDTIVANRLPMKGGRLTGDVEGPLITGTKDDALESLAADLDVPLSRTIAVGDGANDLPMLEVAGLSVGYIPKDAVRPSCDVVVASMYRLGKVLEGYNVLRRSDEA is encoded by the coding sequence CTGGCGGATAGGTGGGTTGAAAGCCTCTCCGACAGACTCTCGCGTATGCGACTCGTTGCCTTCGACTTCGACGGAACGCTCTCCGATTCGGAGATGACGGTCCTCCTCGGCGAGAAAAAGGACGTGGCCGATCGGATGGCCGACATCACCGAGCGCGCGATGAACGACGAGATATCCTACGCCGAGAGCCTCCGCGAGCGCGCCTCGCTACTCGACGGACTCGAAGCGGAGGAAGCCGAGGACGCGTTCGGGCGGGTCCGACTCCGACCCGGTGCGGCCGACCTCATCGCGCGACTCCGCGATGCCGGTCATCACGTCGCCATCCTGACCGGCGGCTTCGAGCGCGGCGTCGAGGCCGCACTCGAACGCGAGGGCGTCGAGGTCGACACCATCGTCGCCAATCGCTTACCGATGAAAGGCGGCCGTCTGACGGGCGACGTCGAGGGGCCGCTCATCACCGGGACGAAAGACGACGCGCTCGAATCGCTCGCGGCCGACCTCGACGTCCCGCTCTCTCGCACTATCGCCGTCGGTGACGGCGCGAACGACCTGCCGATGTTAGAGGTCGCGGGGCTGTCAGTGGGCTACATCCCGAAAGACGCCGTCCGCCCGTCCTGTGACGTCGTCGTCGCGTCGATGTACCGGCTTGGAAAGGTGCTGGAGGGCTACAACGTGTTGCGGCGCAGCGACGAAGCGTAG